The Scomber japonicus isolate fScoJap1 chromosome 12, fScoJap1.pri, whole genome shotgun sequence sequence CAGAGCGTTTTACACATTTGCACATTGTACATAATCTCAggaactttttatattttatgtctttCACCCGTACGCTGCTTTTTTCACTGTTcgctgtgtcaatttgaatttctcccaaggAGAATCAATAAAGATATACcttatcttaatttaatgaagggaggacagataACGATAAGCTAAATCCAGCAGAATAATAACTGAAGCAGAGTCCAGACATTCAGAAACCAAACTGTGTTCATTTTCAACTATTAAGGTAACTCAGTCAGTGCTGAATATAATCAAAACCAGGATAAGACTCAAAACCAGGACACAAATGTGCATGTTAAACACACTCACTGATGAACTGAACATGGGCGGGATTTAACAGCCTGTGCAGtgtgaataaaaacatcttcaaaAAAAGACTTAATGCTTCTAGTAGTGAGAAACCTACAAACCAACCAATTAATAAGAAGTTAAAGTCTTGGCATGGATAGAGGAAGTGGCAACAGTATTCCCTGCTGAGGCTAATTGTGCGAGTCGGTGCACAGTTAGCTGATGGATTCCAAGACAGAGTCAATAAAACCTGCATTAAACCACATACCTTCCATCTATTTCCGCACTCATTGCAGAAGACGAATGTGGTCATTGGCTCATCAGCACTGCGAGTTTGAACCTGAGGAAAGGATACAAATAGAAAATTAAATGCATTACTTTATTATACTAACCAAGCAGCGGTTAAGTGTGACTTTCCAAACATGACATTTCTTGCTAAACCCATTTTAACAATTTACCACAACATCAATAAAAGCTTCTACTATTACCACCGTTAAAATGAAGCATAAATGGTGatctgtacctgtgtgtagGTGCAGCACTTCCCCTTGCACTTGCCACAGGTGAATAGATCTGTCTGAGTGCCCCCTGTGGTGGCCATCTGGTGGTCCCTGACAGCCTCTTTGGTCAAattcttcctcatttctttcagCTCATCACTGGCCATTTcctacagaaacacaagaatgtcagtaacaataataataataaaaatgtcaatcaagTTTTCTGCTTGTGTTGTATTGAAACAGACTGTAATCAAGTAAATTATATCCAAACAGAAGTAAAACAGACTCATTTATAGAGATATAATGCTATTGCAAAGACAGTGTTAAACTACTGACTTTGAACCATTTTCCTTATTGAGGATGTTTAAGATTAAGCCATCTACAGTCAACACACCTCTGCAGTCATCTTAGCCATACGCTCAGGGGTTACACTCCCGCATAGCACAGTCCTCCTTAAATTGGGGTTCTTCATATCTTTCAGATTTGAAATTCGGCTCCGCACACGGTTCTTGTATTTCATGTCTGTGTTCTTAAACTCTTGGAAGACAAGTGATGGTAGGTTAAGGAATTCACGTTTTGCAGACTAAAGCCTAAATCTGTACTTATATTAAAAGGTCTTTGAAGTGCAACAGTATATACACAATTAGttaattcattgattagttaACTGCCAAAAGATAAATTCACATTTCTGATAATTGATACATCATTTTAGTAAtttgtgcagaaaaaaaacctaaacattctctggtttcagcttctgaAATTTgaggatttttaaaatatcacaagATTCTCCATACTTGAGGATATAGACTGTTTtcagataagaaaaaaacaattaaaagtaATTTCCTTGAGCTCTgggaaattatttattttactattaataaaaataaataataaatggtatattaaataatgtattattatttatctattttctaacatttcatGGTTGCTCAATGAATAGATTAATTGGAAAAATAACAACAGTATCAGTAATATCaattaacaattaaaaataacatttacatgCAGCTCTAATGCGCATATTAACATTATTAGTAgctaaaaagaagaaatgtgcgACATGGTAACAACATCCAGCTTCAAACACATTtgccattcattaaaaaggATATATTCCTCGATTTGTGCTCCAAGTTCATCACAATCAGCACCAATTGCAATATAAtcatctggaaaaaaaagtcagagggaaaagaaaaaaatgttaaaagataCAAAACAAATATCCTGTGTCGTTGTGTTGCTCAGTAATATAATGACAGATTACCTCCAGCCTGCAGAGCGTTTGCCAGCAGTTCTCGGCATTTGATCCTTATAGAGTCAGAGGTGCTGGGGGCACGAGGAAAGGTGTTGATTAATGTGTTGGTTGTAACATCAGGGGGCTCGCTCTTGCTGCTGGAGTTA is a genomic window containing:
- the tcea1 gene encoding transcription elongation factor A protein 1, with the translated sequence MGKKEEEDIIRIAKKMDKMAQKKNGSGALDLLKELRTIPMTLELLQSTRIGMSVNAIRKQSTDEEVTSLAKSLIKSWKKLLDEPGGGDKPADEKRKEQSTPVVSPSEGSPEAKEESSSSSNSSSKSEPPDVTTNTLINTFPRAPSTSDSIRIKCRELLANALQAGDDYIAIGADCDELGAQIEEFVFQEFKNTDMKYKNRVRSRISNLKDMKNPNLRRTVLCGSVTPERMAKMTAEEMASDELKEMRKNLTKEAVRDHQMATTGGTQTDLFTCGKCKGKCCTYTQVQTRSADEPMTTFVFCNECGNRWKFC